The Dongia rigui genome includes the window GACATCCTCGGCAGCGCCCACCCGAGGCATGAGCCTGGCCGATTATCGCAAGCTCGCCGGGATCCAGACGCCACCGCCCCAGGCCCAGGTGCAGCCGGCGGCTGCCCCTGCTGGGAGCGACGGCATTCCGACCCTCACCCTGGCACAATTTGCCGCGCTGACGGGGATGGAGATTCCGCCCGACCCGCCCGCCACCGTCCCCCAATCGGCCGAGACCGGGGTGGCGCTGAGTTCCGGCACGGTCGAGGCTGCCCCAGAACCCGATCCGCTGGCCAGCGATACCCCGGCCGAAGGTGTGGCGGACGGCGTACCTGTTTCACCAGGTGAGACGCCCGAATCGCCCCCCGCGGGGTCGAATCCGGAGACCGAGGACCCGCGCCTCGTCCTCCTCGACACCTACCCCGACCGCGAGGAGCAGAAGAGCCTTGCCGCCCAGGGGAAGCACTGGCGCATGAAGGAGACGCCGGGTGCCAAGGAGCTGTTTCTGGGCCCCGATGGAAAATTCGGCTGGGATGATTTCGTCGACATCATCAACCCGCTGCAGCACATCCCGGTCGTGGCCCAGATCTACCGCGCCGTGACGGGCGATCAGGCCTATGGCTTGTCGAACTTCATCGGCGCCCTGCCCTTCGGCGCGCTCTCGGTCGCCAGCGCCGTCGTCGATACGGTGGTGCGTGCCCAGACCGGCCGCGATGCCGGCACCGACCTGGCGGCGGCCGTGCTGGGCATCGACAACCGCACGCCGGAAGAGGCCGACCTGCATCTTGCCACCGGCAGCACCGAGCAGCTGGCCAGCACGGCGCCGGCCGCAGCACCCGAGGTCCAGGCTGCTGCCTTGCCCCCGGCTGCTGCCCTGCCCCCGGCTGCTGCCCTGCCCGAGGAAAAGGGCGCCTGGACCCGGGACGGCCTCGGCCGCAATTAGGGCTCAAGACTTGCGCCGCTGAGGTGAAGCGGTCATTTTCGCGAGCCATCGATTCGCGGGATCTGACCTTCATGCCCACCGGCTTCTGGCGACACTTCTCCCTGGGTCTTGCGACCCTGTGCGGCGCGAGGCGGCGGGGCTTCTTCATCCCCTATCGCTATGCCGATCAGGTGACGCCGCCCACCGTCTATGCCGCCGCGCAATCGCTGTTCGATGCCGCGCGGGGCGACTTTGCCGCTTTGCTGTCAGCGCTTGCGCCATACGCCGCGGATCTCGGCGCGATCGCCCCTGATGCGCCAGCACCGGCACCGCGCTGGGGGCAGGATTGGTTTGCGCCGATGGATGCCGCGATCCTTTATGCCCTCATCCGCGACCGGCGCCCGGCATGCTTTCTTGAAGTGGGATCCGGCCATTCGACGCGCTTTGCCGCGCGCGCGATCGGCGATGGGAAGCTCGCTACCCGCCACGTAGCGATCGATCCGGCGCCACGGGCCGATGTCGGCACGAGCGCCCTGACGCTGCACCGCTGCGTGCTGAAAGACGCCGATCCCGCGCTCTTTGCCGGCCTGCGCGCGGGCGACATGCTGTTCATCGATTCCAGCCATATCCTGATGCCGGGGACCGATGTCGACCAGTTGTTCAACGGCGTGTTGCCGGCGCTGCCCAAAGGCGTGCTGGTGCATATCCACGATATCTTCCTGCCCGACGACTATCCGATGGATTGGGCGTGGCGTGGCTATAACGAACAGCTGGCGGTCTTGCCGCTGCTTGGCGGCGGTGGCTTTAAGCCGCTCTTTGCCAGCCGCTATGCCGAGACGCGCATGAAGGCAGAAACGGCAGCCTCGCTCATCGCGCAGCTGCCGTCCTCGAAAGCGCCCGCCACATCGCTGTGGCTGGAGAAGGTTTAAGGCTTTAGGTTTTCAGAGCCGTACAACTTCTTCCGTCATGCCCGGACTTGACCCGGGCATCCACTCTTTCAGCTGCTGCTGTGGATCCCCGGGTCAAGCCCGGGGATGACGGCGTACACAGGACAGTGTCAACCTTATTGCAGCGGCTTCACCGAGACTTCGCGCAGCCAATAGCTGCCGCCGACATTGGTGACGAGGATGCCGTCCAAATCGCCGGTGAGGCTGGTGTCGGTGGCGCTGATGGCCGTCTGTCCGTCGACCAGCACGGTCATCTTGCCGGCGCTGTTGCGCGTCATCGTCAATTCATGGGGCTGGCCGTCCTCGAGATTGACGGCGCCGTTATAGGCACCAAGCGTCGTGGCACCGCTCGCCGTCACCTTCTGCAACAGGAAGGCCTGGTTGTTACCGGGTTGATAGGCGACGCGGTACTGGTTCTGCGCCGAGGCACCTTGATAGAGCGCCAGCTGCAATCCGCCGTAACGATCCTTCGATGTGAATTTGGTGCTGGCGGTGAAAGAACCCGGCAGCTTCGCCTTGGTGTAGATTGCGGCATATTGCGCGTTGGCGTTCTGCTGCTGGCCCTGCTGGTTCAAGAGATTGCCGAGCAGCGCGTTGAGATTGGCGCCCTGGCGGATCTTGGAGACCAAGCCGCGGTTGCTGCCGGATTTGTCGACCTGCCACTGGCCGGCAGTCACTTTCCAGACCGGATTGGTCGCGAACTCGCCATCACTGAAATTGTCGAGGAAGGGCTGCGCTTGCGAAACCATCGTCGCCGCTTCGAATTCGGCAATCGATTTCTTGAGATCGTCGAGGAAATCGGGCGAGCCGGCCTGGTCCTTCTCGGCCTGGGCGATCTTGGCCTTCAGATCGGCGAGAAGCTTTTGCGTCGCCTTTCCCTGCGTGGTGCCAGTCCAGGGCTGGTAGGTCGGCACCGCGTTGTCGGCCAGCGCAAGCTGCGCGGGAAGGGTGCTGCCGCCCAAAACAAGGCTGGCGCCCAGAACCGCCAGGCAAAGCGGGTTGCGCAATGGCGCGGCGCGACGTGATGAATTATCCATGACAGGGTTTCCTCTCTGCGGAAGTTTTATTTAGTGTTATGCCGAATCGACAGCTGATCCGGGACCTTCAGTTGCAAATCTTCTGAAACAACCGCCCGGATCGGCATTCGATCCACCGAGGCTGCTGCAGTTTCGGTTGCATTATGGAGTGAGAGGGCTTTCGTGCGGAAGGGCTTCGCGACACTTTTTCGTGACCTCGCCGTCGTGGTGGTGGCCCTGGCCGCGCTGGTCGGCTTCACCGGCCGCAGCGACTGGCCCTTGCTGGTGGTGGCGGTGGCGGCGGCTTTGTCGGCGCTGGGCTTCGTCGTCCTGCGCCATCACGAGCCGCAGGAACAAAAGCCGGCAGCCCCCGCGCTGGTGCCGGAAAGCGCCCTCCCACAGCCAGTTTCCCTGCGCGAACCCACCCGCGCCTTGCTCGACGCGTTGCCGGACCCGGTGCTGGTCCTTGATTCGCAGCGTCGCATCGCCATCGCCAATCTGGCGGCCCGGGACCTGCTGGGGGCCGATATCGAAGCGACCAGCCTCCTTGCCGTGCTGCGCCAGCCCGCACTCCTCACGGCGCTTGATGCGCTGGCGCGGGGCGAGACGCCGGAACCCCTGGAGATGCCGGACATCGCCGGTCATTCCCTCATCGCGGAAATGCAGCCGATCGATCCCAGCGGCGCCGAGATCGGGCGCACGCTCATTGTCTTCCACGACGTTTCCAATCTCAGGCGCGCCGAATCCCTGCGCAGCGATTTCGTCGCCAATGTCAGCCACGAACTGAAGACGCCGCTCGCGACCCTCATCGGCTTCCTCGAAACGCTGAAGGGCCCGGCGCGCAATGACGAGCAGGCGCGCAGCCGCTTCCTCGACATCATGCTGACCGAGGCGCAGCGCATGAGCCGCATCGTCGCCGATCTCCTCTCGCTCTCGCGCATCGAGCTCAACGAGTATCAGCCGCCGGAGGGCGAGGCGGATCTGAAGCGCCTGCTCGCTTCCGTGGTCGACGGCCTGACCTTGAAGGCCGAGGCGCGCGGCATCGTCATCCGCACGCCGGATCCTTCGCGCCTGCCGCGCGTGCCGGGCGATGCCGATGAACTGACGCAGGTCGTGCAGAACCTGGTCGACAACGCCCTCAAATACTGCCGCGACCAGGCGGTGGTGACGGTGAGCGCCGAGATCATCACCGATCCCGCTTTGCTGCGCCTGCATCTGCCGCATCCCAAGGGGGTGAAGGCCGCAGTGGCCTTGAGTGTCAACGACCAGGGCCCCGGCATCGCCCGCGAACACATCCCGCGCCTCACCGAACGCTTCTACCGCGTCGACACCGCAAGGAGCCGCGATCTCGGCGGGACAGGTCTGGGCCTTGCCATCGTCAAGCACATCGTCAACCGCCATCGCGGCAAGCTGGAGATCCAATCGGTGCTGGGCCAGGGCAGCACCTTCACGATCTATCTGCCGATGGATTCGGCACCAGCGAAGGCGGCATAGATCGTTCGCTGCAAACCTTCTCGTCATGCCCGGACTTGATGCGGGCATCCACGAGTTGCTTTCTTCGCTTGCTAACAAATTCGTGGATGGTCGGCCTGCGCCGACCATGACGAAATTGGATAGACCCGTCGCTCACCCCTTCACCCCAACCCCTCTCCCGCCCGGAGGCGAATGCCGACTTCGTCGGTGGGGGAGAGGGTCAGGGTGAGGGGGCTCTCCAGGCGACTCCATCGACGCATGCGAATATTGCCAACAGCGCGGGCGCCCCTTATACATCCGCGATGACGCTCCCATGCATGCCGGCCGCCGTGATCTTCGACATGGACGGCCTGATCTTTGATACGGAAACGCTTTACCAGCAGGCGTTTCTGGCGGCGGCGCGCCGTGGCGGGCACGATCTGCCGGCGACAGTCATTCAAGGCGCCATCGGCGTGCCCTGGGCGCAGAGCCGGTCAGTCATTCTGGCGCATGCGGGCCCGGACTTTCCCATCGATTCGTATTTCGCGCTGATGGTCAGCCATTTCGATCTGCTGGCCGCGACAGAGCTGCGGCTGAAGCCGGGCGTCGTCGAATTGCTCGATCTTCTCGACGCACTCGCGATGCCGCGCTGTATCGCGACCTCGTCTGGTCATGAGACCGTGCGGAGCCATCTTTTGGCGCATGGCCTGGTTGACCGGTTTCATGCTGTGGTCGGGCATGGCGATTATGCGACCGGCAAGCCCTCGCCCGACCCATTCCTGATGGCAGCACATCGCCTCGGCGTGGCACCCGCTGCGTGCCTGGCGCTGGAAGATTCGCATAACGGCGTTCGCTCGGCCTCGGCTGCCGGCATGATGACGTTGATGGTGCCCGACCTGCTGCAACCGACGCCGGAAATCCGCTCGCTCTGCACAGGCGTTGTCAGCGATCTACATGAAGTGTGCGCGCTCATCCTGGCTGCGTCGGTTGCGGATGTGACGGAGTAAGGGGCGAAACTTTCACTTATCGACACGCCCTCACCCTGACCCTCTCCCGCGAGGGGAGAGGGAATGAGGTGCCGATAGCAAAGATCATCGAAACTGAGAGCTATTGCACGCGGCGCTACAAGCCCCTCGCCCCGCTTGCGGGGAGAGGGGTTGGGGTGAGGGGCGTTACCGCGCTTCCCCCACCATCCACTCGGCGATCTTGCGCAGGAGTTTCTCTTGTGCGTGGTTCTTGCGCCAGGTGATGAAATAGCCGTGCTGGTCGCGCTTCACGCCGGGGAGCAATTGCACCAGTGTGCCGCTTGCCAGCAGGCCGTCGACGAGGCCACGCCAGCCCAAACCGACGCCTTCGCTGGAGAGGATCGCCTGCAGCACCAGGGGATAGGTACTGTAGAGCATCTGCGGCTTTGGCGCTGGTGTCGTCACGTGATGCCAGCGGAACCAATCGCCCCAATCGAGCCAGTCGGCGTTGGTGCTGTCGAGATGGAGAAGATGCGCCTTGGTGAGATCGGCCGGCTTGAGGTCGACGCGTTTCAATTCGGCATGCGCCTCGAGATAGCTTGGCGTGCAGATCGGGAAGACTTCTTCCGCGAAGAGGGGTGTGACATGCCAGCCCGGCCAATCGCCGATGCCAAAGCGGATGGCGATGTCGCATTCGGCCATGTCGAGGGCCGCGTCGTCATCGCTGGTCATCAGGCGGAAGGCGAGTTGCGGGTGCGCCGCGCGGAGCTTGGCAAAGCGCGGCATCAGCCATTGCTGGGCGAAGCCGAAATTGGCGGCGATGCGGATCGAGTGCTCAGCACCTTGCGCACGCAGGGTCGCCGTCGCCGCCGCGATGTGATCGAGCCCCAAGGCCACGGCATGGCGATAGGCGTTCCCGGCGGTGGTGAGGCTGAGGCCCCGGCGGTTGCGGTGAAAGAGGGCCTGGCCGAGATCGGTCTCAAGGATTTGCAGCTGGCGGCTGATGGCCGGCTGGCTGACGCCCAATTCGCGGGCAGCCGCCGACATGCTGCCCAACCGCGCGGCAGCTTCGAAGGGAATGAGGCACCCAATGGGTGGAAAACGCCGGTCAGCCATAACGCCAGTTTATAGCATATCAAAGTTTATTGCAGCTATTCAGTCGTTTACCGCAACTGCAAAATCGCCCGAAATTTCATAGCCGGAAGCCACGGAATGACCGCGCATCTGCAGATTGTCGACCTGCCCAAGCCAGCTCTTCGCCTGATCTCGGCCGATGGCAGCGCCATCGACCTCCATCCCTTGTGGCTGCGCGAGCGCTGCCGCTCGGAAAGCAGCGTCGACCAGCGCACTGGCCAGCGCTTCTATAACCCCTCCGACCTCGACCCAGATCTCGCCGTGACCGCTTTGCGCCAGGCGGCGCCGGGGGTCTTTGTGGTGACCTTCAGCGATGGCGCGGTCAGTCATTTCCGGGAAGCGGAGCTCATTGCCGAAGCCGGCTTGAAGCCTGGCGCCGATGGGCTGCCTGAACTGACAGCCTGGGACGCGACACTTAACCCGCTGCCGGAGGCGGTGTGGCAGTCCCGCCCGGATGACACGCTGAAGCTCGATATCGCGGCGAAGTTCCTGCGCTATGGCTTCGTCATTCTGCACAAGGTGCCGGCGGTGGATCAGGGCCTCTTTGAGGTCGCCGAGACCTTCGGCTTCGTGCGCGACACCAATTTCGGGCGTCACTTCAATGTGCGCTCGATTCCCAATGCCAATGATCTTGCCTATTCGTCGCTGTCGCTCGACCCCCATACCGACAATCCCTACCGGGAGCCGGCGCCCGGCATCCAGCTGCTGCACTGCCTGACCAACCAGACCAGCGGCGGACTGTCCACGCTGGTCGATGGGTTTGCCTGTGTCGAGGCGCTGCGGGCGCAAGATCCGGCCGCCTATGACCTGCTCACCAAGGTGCAGAGCCGCTTCCGCTTCCAGGATGTCGATGCCGACCATGTCGCCTGGGCGCCGCATGTGAAGCTCGACGAGAACGGCGTGTTCCAGGCGGTGCATTTCAGCCCGCGGCTCGATTTCTCGCCGCTCCTGCCGGCCGAACAGCTGCAGGCGTTCTATGCTGCGCGCCGCCAGCTCGACCGGCTGCTGAAGGCGGCGGATTTCGAGATCCGCTTCCGCCTCGACGATGGCGACCTGGTGATGTTCGACAATCGCCGCCTGCTGCATGGCCGCACCTCGTTCGACAC containing:
- a CDS encoding TauD/TfdA family dioxygenase → MTAHLQIVDLPKPALRLISADGSAIDLHPLWLRERCRSESSVDQRTGQRFYNPSDLDPDLAVTALRQAAPGVFVVTFSDGAVSHFREAELIAEAGLKPGADGLPELTAWDATLNPLPEAVWQSRPDDTLKLDIAAKFLRYGFVILHKVPAVDQGLFEVAETFGFVRDTNFGRHFNVRSIPNANDLAYSSLSLDPHTDNPYREPAPGIQLLHCLTNQTSGGLSTLVDGFACVEALRAQDPAAYDLLTKVQSRFRFQDVDADHVAWAPHVKLDENGVFQAVHFSPRLDFSPLLPAEQLQAFYAARRQLDRLLKAADFEIRFRLDDGDLVMFDNRRLLHGRTSFDTQEGIRHLQGCYIDSDGPRSLYRVLTRDDSGRVLAAE
- a CDS encoding LysR substrate-binding domain-containing protein; amino-acid sequence: MADRRFPPIGCLIPFEAAARLGSMSAAARELGVSQPAISRQLQILETDLGQALFHRNRRGLSLTTAGNAYRHAVALGLDHIAAATATLRAQGAEHSIRIAANFGFAQQWLMPRFAKLRAAHPQLAFRLMTSDDDAALDMAECDIAIRFGIGDWPGWHVTPLFAEEVFPICTPSYLEAHAELKRVDLKPADLTKAHLLHLDSTNADWLDWGDWFRWHHVTTPAPKPQMLYSTYPLVLQAILSSEGVGLGWRGLVDGLLASGTLVQLLPGVKRDQHGYFITWRKNHAQEKLLRKIAEWMVGEAR
- a CDS encoding ATP-binding protein, which produces MRKGFATLFRDLAVVVVALAALVGFTGRSDWPLLVVAVAAALSALGFVVLRHHEPQEQKPAAPALVPESALPQPVSLREPTRALLDALPDPVLVLDSQRRIAIANLAARDLLGADIEATSLLAVLRQPALLTALDALARGETPEPLEMPDIAGHSLIAEMQPIDPSGAEIGRTLIVFHDVSNLRRAESLRSDFVANVSHELKTPLATLIGFLETLKGPARNDEQARSRFLDIMLTEAQRMSRIVADLLSLSRIELNEYQPPEGEADLKRLLASVVDGLTLKAEARGIVIRTPDPSRLPRVPGDADELTQVVQNLVDNALKYCRDQAVVTVSAEIITDPALLRLHLPHPKGVKAAVALSVNDQGPGIAREHIPRLTERFYRVDTARSRDLGGTGLGLAIVKHIVNRHRGKLEIQSVLGQGSTFTIYLPMDSAPAKAA
- a CDS encoding HAD family hydrolase, with amino-acid sequence MPAAVIFDMDGLIFDTETLYQQAFLAAARRGGHDLPATVIQGAIGVPWAQSRSVILAHAGPDFPIDSYFALMVSHFDLLAATELRLKPGVVELLDLLDALAMPRCIATSSGHETVRSHLLAHGLVDRFHAVVGHGDYATGKPSPDPFLMAAHRLGVAPAACLALEDSHNGVRSASAAGMMTLMVPDLLQPTPEIRSLCTGVVSDLHEVCALILAASVADVTE
- a CDS encoding class I SAM-dependent methyltransferase: MPTGFWRHFSLGLATLCGARRRGFFIPYRYADQVTPPTVYAAAQSLFDAARGDFAALLSALAPYAADLGAIAPDAPAPAPRWGQDWFAPMDAAILYALIRDRRPACFLEVGSGHSTRFAARAIGDGKLATRHVAIDPAPRADVGTSALTLHRCVLKDADPALFAGLRAGDMLFIDSSHILMPGTDVDQLFNGVLPALPKGVLVHIHDIFLPDDYPMDWAWRGYNEQLAVLPLLGGGGFKPLFASRYAETRMKAETAASLIAQLPSSKAPATSLWLEKV